One genomic segment of Streptomyces niveus includes these proteins:
- a CDS encoding lysophospholipid acyltransferase family protein, with protein sequence MIYGAMKFSIGGSLKLAFRPWVEGIENIPEDGPAILASNHLSFSDSFFLPAVLTRKVTFIAKAEYFTSPGVKGRLTAAFFKGVGQLPVDRSGARGAGEAAIKSGIAVLERGELFGIYPEGTRSPDGRLYRGKPGGLARVALATGAPVIPVAMIDTEKIQPPGTVMPKLMRPGIRIGEPLDFSRYQGMEGDRFILRSLTDEVMYEIMKLSGQEYVDIYATAAKRRIAEEAKAKAS encoded by the coding sequence TTGATCTACGGCGCGATGAAGTTCTCCATCGGAGGATCGCTCAAGCTCGCTTTCAGACCTTGGGTGGAGGGCATCGAGAACATTCCCGAGGACGGGCCCGCGATCCTCGCGAGCAATCATCTCTCGTTCTCGGACTCGTTCTTCCTCCCTGCGGTACTGACCCGGAAGGTCACCTTCATCGCCAAGGCGGAGTACTTCACCTCGCCGGGTGTGAAGGGGCGGCTGACGGCCGCGTTCTTCAAAGGAGTCGGCCAGCTGCCGGTCGACCGCTCCGGAGCGCGCGGCGCGGGCGAGGCGGCCATCAAGAGCGGCATAGCGGTACTGGAGCGCGGGGAGCTCTTCGGCATCTACCCCGAGGGCACCCGCTCGCCCGACGGCCGGCTCTACCGGGGCAAGCCCGGCGGCCTCGCGCGCGTGGCGCTCGCCACCGGAGCGCCCGTGATCCCGGTCGCCATGATCGACACGGAGAAGATCCAGCCGCCGGGCACTGTGATGCCGAAGCTGATGCGGCCGGGGATCAGGATCGGCGAGCCGCTGGACTTCAGCCGGTACCAGGGCATGGAGGGGGACCGCTTCATCCTGCGTTCGCTGACCGACGAGGTCATGTACGAGATCATGAAGCTCTCCGGCCAGGAGTACGTCGACATCTACGCGACGGCGGCCAAGCGCAGGATCGCCGAAGAGGCGAAGGCGAAGGCGAGTTGA
- a CDS encoding (2Fe-2S)-binding protein, with product MNRVYVCSCFGITEKQVREHAEAGACTPRQIASASKAGTDCGSCVRSIQSILGRGGCPRRELSAPAAVGATAVETAVAQAAAVQAVGRSAGLEAA from the coding sequence GTGAACCGCGTGTACGTCTGCTCTTGCTTCGGCATCACCGAGAAGCAGGTCCGGGAGCACGCGGAGGCGGGTGCGTGCACCCCCCGCCAGATCGCCTCGGCCTCGAAGGCCGGCACGGACTGCGGTTCGTGCGTGCGCAGCATCCAGTCGATACTCGGCCGCGGCGGCTGTCCGCGCCGTGAGCTGTCGGCTCCGGCCGCCGTGGGTGCCACCGCCGTGGAGACCGCCGTCGCGCAGGCGGCCGCCGTACAGGCCGTGGGCAGGTCGGCGGGTCTGGAAGCCGCCTGA
- a CDS encoding alpha/beta hydrolase, whose product MPVLPGAEPYRHEGGDVGVLLCHGFTGSPQSLRPWAEYLAARGLTVSLPLLPGHGTRWEDMQITGWQDWYAEVDRALRELCERCERVFVFGLSMGGTLALRLAAKHGHAVSGVAVVNPANKVHGLSAYALPLARHLVRTTKGLRSDIALPRSEEVGYDRVPLHAAHSLRNFFRLVDGELPQVTQPLLLMRSPRDHVVPPADSARILGRVSSTDIREVILEHSYHVATLDNDAELIFEESHTFVDRLAPSVGKKGSSTGG is encoded by the coding sequence GTGCCGGTCCTTCCTGGAGCCGAGCCGTACCGCCACGAGGGCGGAGATGTCGGCGTCCTCCTCTGTCACGGATTCACCGGTTCCCCGCAGTCGCTGCGCCCCTGGGCCGAGTATCTGGCCGCCCGGGGCCTCACCGTGTCGCTGCCGCTGCTCCCCGGGCACGGCACACGCTGGGAGGACATGCAGATCACCGGCTGGCAGGACTGGTACGCGGAGGTGGACCGGGCGCTGCGGGAGCTGTGCGAGCGGTGCGAGCGGGTCTTCGTCTTCGGTCTCTCCATGGGCGGGACGCTGGCGCTGCGGCTCGCCGCCAAGCACGGGCACGCGGTCAGCGGGGTCGCGGTCGTCAACCCGGCGAACAAGGTGCACGGCCTTTCGGCGTACGCCCTGCCGCTCGCCCGTCATCTCGTCCGGACGACAAAGGGCCTGCGCAGCGACATCGCGCTGCCACGCAGCGAGGAGGTCGGTTACGACCGGGTCCCGCTGCACGCCGCACACTCGCTGCGGAATTTCTTCCGGCTGGTGGACGGGGAGCTGCCCCAGGTCACCCAGCCCCTGCTGCTGATGCGCAGCCCGCGTGACCATGTCGTGCCCCCGGCCGACTCGGCGCGGATCCTCGGCCGGGTCTCCTCGACCGACATCCGTGAGGTCATCCTGGAACACAGCTACCACGTGGCGACGTTGGACAACGATGCGGAGCTGATTTTCGAGGAGAGTCACACGTTCGTCGACCGACTCGCTCCGAGCGTCGGGAAGAAGGGGAGCAGCACCGGTG
- a CDS encoding sulfite oxidase-like oxidoreductase, with translation MGQPRSREERESAQSGLPPGQRLQRGWPVTHYGPVPKFRPERWEFRVFGATADGDKRCWNHEEFSALPFSTVVADLHCVTKFSMLGAEWGGVLARTILELAPPAPTVTHVMIWAEYGYSANVRLADFTSERTVFATHNGGELLTAEHGFPLRLVVPHLYAWKGPKWVRGVEYMTADRRGFWEERGYHNIGDPWSEQRYSYQEGPGDGPEL, from the coding sequence ATGGGTCAGCCGCGGAGCCGGGAAGAACGGGAGTCGGCGCAGTCCGGGCTTCCGCCGGGGCAGCGGCTCCAACGTGGCTGGCCGGTCACCCATTACGGTCCCGTGCCCAAGTTCAGGCCGGAGCGCTGGGAGTTCCGGGTCTTCGGCGCCACGGCCGACGGGGACAAGCGCTGCTGGAATCACGAGGAGTTCTCGGCCCTGCCGTTCTCGACGGTCGTCGCCGATCTGCATTGCGTGACAAAATTCAGCATGCTCGGGGCCGAATGGGGCGGCGTGCTCGCCCGTACGATCCTGGAACTCGCACCGCCGGCGCCGACCGTCACCCATGTCATGATCTGGGCGGAGTACGGCTACAGCGCGAATGTCCGTCTCGCCGACTTCACTTCCGAACGGACCGTTTTCGCCACGCACAACGGCGGCGAACTCCTTACTGCGGAACACGGATTTCCGCTGCGGCTCGTCGTGCCGCACCTTTACGCGTGGAAGGGCCCGAAATGGGTCCGGGGCGTGGAATACATGACCGCCGACCGCCGCGGCTTCTGGGAGGAGCGCGGCTATCACAACATCGGCGACCCCTGGAGCGAACAGCGTTACTCGTACCAGGAAGGCCCCGGGGACGGCCCCGAACTCTAA
- a CDS encoding class II 3-deoxy-7-phosphoheptulonate synthase yields MTVNADTRAPVAQATWRDLPAAQQPEYPDAEALRAAVAELESYPPLVFAGECDQLRARMGAVAKGEAFLLQGGDCAEAFDGVSAEQIRSKLKTLLQMGAVLTYAASVPVVKVGRIAGQYSKPRSKPTETRDGVTLPTYRGDSVNGFAFTEASRVPDPERLKRMYNASAATLNLVRAFTTGGYADLRQVHAWNQDFVKSSPSGQRYERLAREIDNALNFMKAAGTDPAEFRTVEFFSSHEALLLDYESALTRVDSRTGKLYDVSGHMVWIGERTRQLDGAHIEFASKIANPIGIKLGPTTSVDDALSYVDRLDPEREPGRLTFIVRMGADKVRDKLPELVEKVTASGATVAWVTDPMHGNTFEAASGHKTRRFDDVLDEVKGFFEVHKGLGTHPGGIHVELTGEDVTECVGGGDEIFVDDLHQRYETACDPRLNRSQSLDLAFLVAEMYRAQ; encoded by the coding sequence GTGACCGTGAACGCTGACACCCGAGCACCCGTCGCACAGGCGACCTGGCGAGACCTCCCCGCAGCGCAGCAGCCCGAGTATCCCGATGCCGAGGCCCTGCGCGCTGCCGTCGCGGAGCTGGAGAGCTATCCGCCGCTCGTCTTCGCGGGCGAGTGCGACCAACTGCGCGCGAGGATGGGCGCCGTCGCCAAGGGTGAGGCGTTCCTGCTCCAGGGCGGCGACTGCGCCGAGGCCTTCGACGGCGTGTCCGCCGAACAGATCCGCAGCAAGCTCAAGACGCTGCTCCAGATGGGCGCGGTCCTCACCTACGCGGCCTCCGTGCCGGTGGTCAAGGTCGGCAGGATCGCCGGGCAGTACTCGAAGCCGCGTTCCAAGCCCACCGAGACGCGTGACGGTGTGACGCTGCCCACCTACCGGGGCGACTCCGTCAACGGCTTCGCCTTCACCGAGGCGTCCCGGGTCCCCGACCCCGAGCGGCTGAAGCGGATGTACAACGCGTCCGCCGCGACGCTCAACCTGGTGCGCGCCTTCACCACCGGCGGTTACGCGGACCTGCGCCAGGTGCACGCCTGGAACCAGGACTTCGTGAAGTCGTCCCCGTCCGGCCAGCGTTACGAGCGTCTCGCCCGCGAGATCGACAACGCGCTGAACTTCATGAAGGCGGCGGGCACCGACCCGGCGGAGTTCCGTACGGTCGAGTTCTTCTCCTCGCACGAGGCGCTGCTCCTCGACTACGAGTCCGCGCTGACCCGGGTGGACTCGCGCACCGGCAAGCTGTACGACGTCTCGGGCCACATGGTCTGGATCGGCGAGCGCACCCGTCAACTGGACGGCGCGCACATCGAGTTCGCCTCGAAGATCGCCAACCCGATCGGCATCAAGCTCGGCCCGACGACGTCGGTCGACGACGCGCTCAGCTACGTCGACCGGCTCGACCCCGAGCGTGAGCCCGGCCGGCTGACCTTCATCGTCCGGATGGGCGCCGACAAGGTCAGGGACAAGCTTCCCGAGCTGGTCGAGAAGGTCACCGCGTCCGGCGCGACCGTGGCGTGGGTGACCGACCCGATGCACGGCAACACCTTCGAGGCGGCGTCCGGCCACAAGACCCGCCGGTTCGACGACGTGCTGGACGAGGTCAAGGGCTTCTTCGAGGTCCACAAGGGCCTGGGCACGCACCCCGGCGGCATCCACGTGGAGCTGACAGGCGAGGACGTCACCGAGTGCGTGGGCGGCGGCGACGAGATCTTCGTCGACGACCTCCACCAGCGGTACGAGACGGCCTGCGACCCCCGGCTCAACCGAAGCCAGTCGCTCGATCTGGCCTTCCTCGTCGCGGAGATGTACCGGGCGCAGTAG
- the bfr gene encoding bacterioferritin, with the protein MQGDPEVIEFLNEQLTAELTAINQYFLHAKMQENFGWTKLAKYTRSESFDEMKHAEILTDRILFLEGLPNYQRLFHVRIGQTVTEMFNADRLIEVEAIDRLRRGVDVMRAKGDITSAKIFESILADEEHHIDYLDTQLELVEKLGEALYIAQLIEQPDS; encoded by the coding sequence ATGCAGGGCGACCCCGAGGTCATCGAGTTCCTCAATGAGCAGCTGACCGCCGAATTGACAGCGATCAACCAGTACTTCCTGCACGCCAAAATGCAGGAGAACTTCGGTTGGACGAAGCTCGCCAAGTACACACGGTCCGAGTCCTTCGACGAAATGAAGCACGCGGAGATCCTGACGGACCGAATTCTCTTCCTGGAGGGCCTGCCGAATTACCAGCGGCTTTTCCATGTACGGATCGGCCAGACCGTCACCGAGATGTTCAACGCCGACCGGCTGATCGAGGTGGAGGCGATCGACAGGCTCCGGCGCGGGGTCGACGTCATGCGGGCCAAGGGCGACATCACCTCGGCGAAGATCTTCGAGTCGATCCTCGCGGACGAGGAGCACCACATCGACTACCTCGACACCCAGCTGGAGCTGGTCGAGAAGCTCGGCGAGGCGCTGTACATCGCGCAGCTGATCGAGCAGCCCGACAGCTGA
- the macS gene encoding MacS family sensor histidine kinase: MARRERVVRMSVEQPLWRALTAYRLLTMVYAVLIYAFGRDKFERPWVAAGFFAVLVVWTVVTLPKVANAVSCTKRFLGVDLTIALVGILLTPVADVQARYMDGPTLPTIWTAGSVLAFAVKGGWRWAAFASSLVAVANLVGRGTPSRDTLHNVLLVWVASIAIGYIVEVARASERTLARALEIEAATRERERLARDIHDSVLQVLAMVQRRGTALGGEAAELGRMAGEQEVALRTLVSSGLVPTTRTSEDSSLGAVVRTVDDAEYAEYAEGRAGGADDPTDEDRRWDLRTLLAPLAGSAVTLAEPGAPVLLRPAAARELAAAVSAALDNVRKHAGDGARSWILVEDSPDEVIVTVRDDGPGIPEGRLAQAEGEGRLGVALSIRGRLRELGGTAELISVPGQGTEVELKVPRGKAER, encoded by the coding sequence GTGGCCAGACGCGAACGGGTCGTACGTATGTCGGTCGAGCAGCCGCTGTGGCGCGCGCTCACCGCGTACCGCCTGCTCACCATGGTCTACGCCGTCCTGATCTACGCCTTCGGGCGGGACAAGTTCGAGCGGCCCTGGGTCGCCGCCGGGTTCTTCGCCGTCCTCGTCGTCTGGACGGTCGTCACGCTGCCCAAGGTCGCCAACGCCGTCAGCTGCACCAAGCGTTTCCTGGGCGTCGACCTCACCATCGCGCTCGTCGGCATCCTGCTCACCCCGGTCGCCGACGTGCAGGCGCGGTACATGGACGGCCCCACCCTGCCGACCATATGGACCGCGGGCTCCGTCCTCGCCTTCGCCGTCAAGGGCGGCTGGCGCTGGGCGGCCTTCGCCTCCTCGCTGGTCGCCGTCGCCAACCTGGTCGGGCGCGGCACCCCCAGCCGCGACACCCTGCACAACGTGCTGCTGGTCTGGGTGGCGTCCATCGCGATCGGCTACATCGTCGAGGTGGCCCGCGCCTCCGAACGCACGCTGGCGCGCGCCCTGGAGATCGAGGCGGCGACCCGGGAACGGGAGCGCCTGGCACGCGACATCCACGACAGCGTGCTCCAGGTCCTCGCGATGGTGCAGCGGCGCGGAACGGCCCTCGGGGGCGAGGCGGCGGAGCTGGGCCGGATGGCAGGGGAGCAGGAGGTCGCACTGCGGACGCTGGTCTCCAGCGGTCTCGTGCCGACCACCCGCACCTCGGAGGACAGCTCGCTCGGGGCGGTGGTACGCACCGTCGACGACGCGGAGTACGCGGAGTACGCGGAAGGGCGGGCCGGCGGGGCGGACGACCCCACCGACGAGGACCGCCGATGGGATCTGCGTACGCTGCTGGCGCCGCTCGCCGGCTCAGCGGTGACGCTCGCCGAGCCGGGCGCTCCCGTCCTGCTGCGGCCCGCGGCCGCGCGGGAGCTGGCGGCGGCTGTCAGTGCCGCCCTGGACAATGTCCGCAAGCACGCCGGAGACGGCGCGCGGTCCTGGATCCTGGTCGAGGACTCGCCGGACGAGGTGATCGTGACCGTCAGGGACGACGGCCCCGGCATCCCGGAGGGCCGGCTCGCGCAGGCCGAGGGGGAGGGGCGCCTCGGTGTCGCGCTCTCGATCCGGGGCCGGCTGCGGGAGTTGGGCGGCACGGCCGAGCTGATCTCGGTCCCCGGCCAGGGCACGGAAGTCGAGTTGAAGGTTCCACGGGGGAAGGCGGAGCGATGA
- a CDS encoding 6-phosphofructokinase encodes MRVGVLTGGGDCPGLNAVIRGIVRKGVTEYGYEFTGFRDGWRGPLEGDTVRLDIPTVRGILPRGGTILGSSRTNPLKSADGIRRIKENLASSEVDALIVIGGEDTLGVAAQLSDVHGIPCVGVPKTIDNDLSATDYTFGFDTAVGIATEAIDRLHTTAESHMRVLVCEVMGRHAGWIALHSGLAGGANVILIPEQRFDIDQVCAWVTSRFKASYAPIVVIAEGAMPKDGEVILKDGTLDSFGHVRLSGVGEWLAKEIEKRTGKEARTTVLGHVQRGGTPSAFDRWLATRFGLHAIDAVRDGDFGKMVALRGTDIVRVPISEAIAELKTVQPELYKEVGVFFG; translated from the coding sequence ATGCGGGTCGGAGTATTGACCGGGGGCGGCGACTGCCCAGGGCTCAATGCGGTCATTCGTGGCATCGTGCGCAAGGGCGTCACGGAGTACGGGTACGAGTTCACCGGCTTCCGGGACGGCTGGCGAGGACCGCTGGAAGGCGACACCGTACGGCTCGACATCCCCACCGTGCGAGGCATCCTGCCCCGTGGCGGCACGATCCTGGGATCCTCGCGCACCAATCCGCTCAAGTCGGCGGACGGAATAAGGCGGATCAAGGAGAACCTCGCGAGCAGCGAGGTCGACGCGCTCATCGTGATCGGCGGGGAGGACACCCTGGGCGTGGCCGCCCAGCTCTCCGACGTGCACGGCATTCCCTGCGTGGGCGTGCCCAAGACCATTGACAACGACCTTTCGGCGACCGACTACACCTTCGGATTCGACACGGCGGTCGGCATCGCGACCGAGGCGATCGACCGCCTCCACACCACGGCCGAGTCCCATATGCGCGTCCTCGTCTGTGAGGTGATGGGGCGGCACGCGGGCTGGATCGCCCTGCACTCGGGCCTTGCGGGCGGCGCGAACGTCATCCTCATCCCGGAGCAGCGCTTCGACATCGACCAGGTCTGCGCCTGGGTGACGTCGCGTTTCAAGGCCTCGTACGCGCCGATCGTGGTCATCGCCGAGGGCGCGATGCCCAAGGACGGCGAGGTCATTCTCAAGGACGGGACGCTGGACTCCTTCGGCCATGTACGGCTGTCGGGCGTCGGCGAATGGCTTGCGAAGGAGATCGAGAAGCGCACCGGCAAGGAGGCGCGGACCACGGTCCTCGGCCATGTGCAGCGCGGTGGCACACCGAGCGCGTTCGACCGCTGGCTGGCCACGCGGTTCGGGCTGCACGCGATCGACGCGGTGAGGGACGGCGACTTCGGCAAGATGGTCGCCCTGCGCGGCACGGACATCGTGCGCGTCCCGATCTCGGAGGCGATTGCGGAACTGAAGACCGTCCAGCCGGAGCTCTACAAAGAAGTCGGCGTCTTCTTCGGCTGA
- a CDS encoding response regulator, with the protein MVVDDHPMWRDAVARDLTEAGFDVVATAGDGPQAVRRATATTPDVIVLDLNLPGMPGVQVCKELVGSLPGLRVLVLSASGEHADVLEAVKSGATGYLLKSASTAELTDAVRRTAVGDPVFTPGLAGLVLGEYRRLASEPVPVASDEPKAPQLTERETEVLRLVAKGLSYKQIAERLVISHRTVQNHVQNTLGKLQLHNRVELVRYAIEAGLDDV; encoded by the coding sequence ATGGTCGTCGACGACCACCCGATGTGGCGCGACGCCGTCGCCCGCGACCTGACCGAGGCCGGATTCGACGTCGTGGCGACGGCCGGTGACGGCCCGCAGGCGGTGCGCCGCGCGACGGCCACCACTCCCGACGTGATCGTCCTCGACCTCAACCTGCCCGGCATGCCCGGCGTCCAGGTCTGCAAGGAACTCGTCGGCAGCCTGCCCGGCCTGCGGGTGCTGGTCCTCTCCGCGAGCGGCGAGCACGCCGACGTACTCGAAGCGGTGAAGTCCGGCGCCACGGGCTATCTGCTGAAGTCGGCCAGTACGGCCGAGCTGACCGACGCGGTGCGCCGCACCGCCGTCGGCGACCCGGTCTTCACCCCCGGACTCGCCGGGCTGGTCCTCGGCGAGTACCGCAGGCTCGCCTCCGAGCCCGTCCCCGTGGCGTCCGACGAGCCGAAGGCACCGCAGCTGACCGAGCGCGAGACCGAGGTGCTGCGCCTGGTCGCCAAGGGGCTCTCGTACAAGCAGATCGCCGAACGCCTGGTCATCTCGCACCGCACGGTGCAGAACCACGTGCAGAACACCCTCGGCAAGCTCCAGCTCCACAACCGCGTGGAGCTGGTCCGGTACGCGATCGAAGCCGGTCTCGACGACGTCTGA
- a CDS encoding deoxyribonuclease IV produces MTLPDRPRNPVGGHVPVAGGLARVGLAWARDIGAETVQVFVANPRGWATPDGNPAQDEQFREQCAAEGLSVYIHAPYLINFGSHTPETARKSVHSLRHSLRRGREIGAPGVVVHTGSATGGRPREVALAQVRELMRPLLDELTHDDDPYLLLESTAGQGSSLCSLAEDFGPYFDALDAHPKLGICLDTCHIFAAGHDLAAPHGTHRTLDRLVETVGPGRLGLIHANDSKDVSGARKDRHANIGAGHIGEAPFRALFSHPATEGVPLVIETPGGKEGHAADVALLKKLRDA; encoded by the coding sequence TTGACGCTCCCCGACCGCCCGCGCAATCCCGTCGGCGGCCATGTTCCGGTGGCGGGCGGTCTCGCCCGCGTGGGGCTGGCCTGGGCGCGTGACATCGGCGCCGAGACCGTCCAGGTCTTCGTGGCCAATCCACGCGGCTGGGCGACGCCCGACGGCAATCCGGCGCAGGACGAGCAGTTCCGGGAACAGTGCGCCGCCGAGGGCCTGTCCGTGTACATCCACGCGCCGTATCTGATCAACTTCGGCTCCCACACGCCGGAGACGGCTCGGAAGTCGGTGCACTCCCTGCGGCACAGCCTGCGCCGGGGCCGGGAGATCGGCGCGCCCGGCGTCGTCGTGCACACCGGCTCGGCGACCGGCGGACGGCCGCGCGAGGTGGCGCTGGCGCAGGTACGGGAGCTGATGCGGCCGCTCCTCGACGAGCTGACGCACGACGACGACCCGTATCTGCTGCTGGAGTCGACCGCGGGGCAGGGCTCCTCGCTCTGCTCGCTCGCCGAGGACTTCGGTCCGTACTTCGACGCGCTCGACGCGCACCCCAAGCTCGGCATCTGCCTCGACACGTGCCACATCTTCGCGGCGGGCCACGATCTGGCCGCGCCGCACGGGACGCACCGGACGCTGGACCGGCTGGTGGAGACGGTGGGTCCCGGCCGGCTCGGGCTGATCCACGCCAACGACTCCAAGGACGTGTCGGGCGCCCGTAAGGACCGGCACGCGAACATCGGCGCGGGCCATATCGGTGAGGCGCCGTTCCGGGCGCTGTTCTCGCATCCGGCGACCGAGGGCGTGCCGCTGGTGATCGAGACCCCCGGCGGCAAGGAGGGCCACGCGGCGGACGTGGCCCTGCTGAAGAAACTCCGCGACGCCTGA
- a CDS encoding anthranilate synthase family protein, which yields MHTDPVRADAARPDNARPDTGGLLARLLDDDCPPFALLRRRTPGRDHETVELLVGEVREVRRLADIPADDDRPSLALIPFRQIRERGFEAHDDGTPLSVLVADESYELPLADVLARLPAHPVRVEDGAFDVDDERYADTVRRVVEDEIGRGEGANFVIRRTFEGRIPGFGRADALALFRRLLAGERGAYWTFVVHTGGGRGREPGGRTLVGASPEVHVRMSGGTVVMNPISGTFRYPPEGPTTEALLEFLGDRKETDELSMVVDEELKMMCTVGDMGGVVVGPRLKEMAHLAHTEYELRGRSSLDVRDVLRETMFAATVTGSPVQNACRVIARYEPLGRDGIGRGYYAGALALVGRDAGGAQTLDSPILIRTADIDADGGLRVPVGATLVRHSDPAGEVAETHAKAAGVLAALGVHAGRPGGTSVRKALADDPRVRAALDSRRAHLAPFWLRMQERSASLSGHALVIDSEDTFTAMLAHLLRSAGLDVTVRRYDEPGLGTEAVLAHRGPVVLGPGPGDPSDPADPRMRALRTLAAALLREHRGGLLGVCLGNELIAAELGLVTARKRQPYQGAQTRIELFGRTETVGFYNSFTARCDDARAAELATRGIEVSRDDAGEVHALRGPGFAGVQFHPESVLTLRGPEIVTGLVADAMRDSAAERRR from the coding sequence ATGCACACCGACCCCGTCCGCGCCGACGCAGCCCGCCCCGACAACGCCCGTCCCGACACCGGCGGGCTTCTGGCCCGGCTCCTGGACGACGACTGCCCGCCCTTCGCCCTGCTGCGCCGCCGCACGCCGGGGCGCGACCACGAGACCGTGGAACTGCTGGTCGGCGAGGTGCGCGAGGTACGCCGGCTGGCCGACATCCCGGCCGACGACGATCGCCCCTCGCTCGCCCTGATCCCGTTCCGGCAGATCCGGGAGCGCGGCTTCGAGGCGCACGACGACGGCACCCCGCTGTCGGTGCTGGTGGCGGACGAGTCGTACGAGCTGCCGCTCGCCGATGTCCTCGCGCGTCTCCCCGCCCACCCGGTCCGGGTGGAGGACGGTGCCTTCGACGTCGACGACGAGCGGTACGCGGACACCGTCCGGCGGGTCGTCGAGGACGAGATCGGCCGGGGCGAGGGCGCGAACTTCGTCATCCGGCGGACCTTCGAGGGCCGGATCCCCGGTTTCGGGCGCGCCGACGCGCTGGCCCTCTTCCGGCGGCTGCTGGCCGGCGAGCGGGGCGCGTACTGGACGTTCGTGGTGCACACGGGAGGCGGGAGAGGGCGGGAGCCGGGCGGGCGGACGCTGGTCGGGGCGAGCCCGGAGGTGCATGTGCGGATGAGCGGCGGCACCGTCGTGATGAATCCGATCAGCGGCACGTTCCGCTATCCGCCCGAGGGGCCGACCACCGAGGCGCTGCTGGAATTCCTCGGCGACCGCAAGGAGACCGACGAGCTGTCGATGGTCGTCGACGAGGAGCTGAAGATGATGTGCACCGTCGGCGACATGGGCGGGGTGGTCGTCGGGCCGCGGCTCAAGGAGATGGCCCATCTCGCGCACACGGAGTACGAGTTGCGCGGGCGCAGTTCGCTCGACGTCCGCGACGTCCTGCGGGAGACGATGTTCGCGGCGACCGTCACGGGATCGCCGGTGCAGAACGCGTGCCGCGTCATCGCGCGGTACGAGCCCCTGGGGCGGGACGGCATCGGGCGCGGCTACTACGCGGGCGCGCTGGCCCTCGTCGGACGGGACGCGGGCGGCGCGCAGACCCTCGACTCCCCGATCCTGATCCGGACCGCGGACATCGACGCCGACGGCGGGCTGCGCGTGCCGGTCGGGGCGACGCTCGTACGGCACTCCGACCCGGCGGGCGAGGTCGCCGAGACCCACGCCAAGGCGGCGGGGGTGCTGGCGGCGCTCGGCGTCCACGCGGGGCGGCCGGGCGGCACCTCCGTACGGAAGGCGCTCGCCGACGACCCGCGGGTGCGGGCCGCGCTGGACTCGCGGCGGGCGCATCTGGCGCCGTTCTGGCTGAGGATGCAGGAGCGCTCGGCATCCCTGTCGGGGCACGCGCTGGTCATCGACAGCGAGGACACCTTCACGGCGATGCTCGCGCACCTGCTGCGGTCCGCCGGCCTGGACGTGACGGTACGGCGCTACGACGAACCCGGCCTCGGTACGGAGGCCGTGCTCGCGCACCGGGGACCCGTGGTGCTCGGCCCCGGCCCGGGCGATCCGTCGGACCCCGCCGACCCCCGGATGCGGGCGCTGCGGACGCTGGCGGCCGCGCTGCTGCGGGAGCACCGGGGCGGGCTGCTGGGCGTCTGCCTCGGCAACGAGCTGATCGCGGCGGAGCTGGGCCTCGTCACGGCGCGCAAGCGGCAGCCGTACCAGGGCGCGCAGACCCGGATCGAACTCTTCGGCAGAACGGAGACGGTCGGCTTCTACAACAGCTTCACCGCCCGCTGCGACGACGCGCGGGCGGCGGAGCTGGCGACGCGCGGCATCGAGGTGAGCCGCGACGACGCGGGCGAGGTCCACGCCCTGCGGGGTCCGGGCTTCGCCGGGGTGCAGTTCCACCCGGAGTCAGTACTGACCCTGCGCGGCCCCGAGATCGTGACCGGCCTCGTGGCCGACGCGATGCGGGACAGCGCGGCGGAGCGTCGGCGCTAA